ATCATAGAACCTTGGAACAAGATCGGCAAGTGTAGATTTTCCCGATCCGCTTTCACCCACTAGGGCAATCGTTTTTCCTTTAGGAATCACGAGATTGATGTTCGAAAGCACCGCTTTGTTTTCATAACGGAAAGTCACGTTCCGGAGTTCTATGGATGATGCAAATGGAGGTGCTTCAATAGCTGTTGCTTTTTCCTGTATGTCGACGGGAGCGTCAATGGTCTCGAAAATTTTTTCTGCTGCTACGATCCCTCTTTGAACCGATGTGGTTGTATTGGAAAGGTTTTTCAAAGGAGGCAGTATCTGTGTGTACATGGCGAGGTAGGAGATGAACATGGAGCCGGTAAGGGCTGTGTCACCCGGGATAAGCAAACTTCCGCCGTAAAGCACCAGCACCAGCACTACAATAACGCCCAGGGTTTCTGAGGTGGGAGAAGCAAGTTCGCGTACCCGGTACATCTTTTTACTGTTCTGCGAAAAAGAGCGGTTGATGTCCGCAAAGCGACTCCTGGCGTATTGCTCCGAAACAAAAGACTGTACAACCCGTATACCTGAAAGGTGCTCATCCACAAAACCAAGGATACGGGCCAGCAATTCCTGGCTGAAGAAACTGAATTTTTTAAGCCGCTTCGTAATAACAGAAATCAGGATTCCGGAAACGGGGAAAAATACAATCGTGAATAAGGTGAGTTTGGGCGAGATATACAGCAGTCCGATAAAATAGCCGATCATGATAAACGGATCGCGGAGCCAGACTTGTAAAGAAGTAATCAGCGAAAGTTCAATTTCCTGCACTTCGTTGGTGATTACGTTCAGCAGATCGCTTTTGCGGTGGTTGTTGAAAAAGCGAAGCGACTGCCCGCTCATTTTGTAGAAAAGATCATTGCGGATTTTTTCCATTACTCGGAACCGGAGCCGCATCAATACCCTTGAAGACATGTATTTAAAGAAATTCGACAACACCGTACTCAGGAAAATAAGTCCGCACACAAACCCTAATGCATACATTTCACCTTTTTCCACCACCAGCCTGTTGAAATGATAATTAAACAGGTCTATAAAATAAGTGATAGAAAGACTGAAAACGGGTTCAGTTTCCACCACAGTGGCTTCTGTAATTTTAAAAAGGACGTTCAGCACCGGGATCAGTAAGGAGAAATTCAGCAGTCCGAATAAAATACCAAAAGTGATATATATAAGGTATTCCGGTAAAAAATGGTGAATCGGTTTTATGTAGGGGATTAAACGTTTTAGTACTTTCATTCCTTCGGTCAATTTTGCTGAACTTTGGCAAAGCTAGGGTTAATTATCGTTTGTAATGGGAAATTGGCAGCCCTTTATATTTAATGTCGGATCAATATAAAAAGGCAGTGCCGGATTAATTTCCGATTTTTGGGAGAATAATAGGATCAGAATGAAAGGGATATTGGTTGACAGGGTCTTTGTTGCGCATGTTAAGAAGGGATATGAAAACCGCCGGGCGTTTATGGAAAAACAGCTGGCTGAAAGGGCAATACCTTTTGAATTTATGCTGGATGGTGATATGGAGGATATTACTCAGGAGATACTTGAACGGGATTTTAAAGGGGAAATGAAGAAAAGCAGTCCCGTTACATCCTGTGCATTAAAGCACTTGTTGATCTGGAGAAAGATTGTAGAAGAGGAAATTCCATACACCCTTGTTATGGAAGACGATGCCATCATGGATGTCAGCTTTAACGAAGTTTTTAACCGTTCAGTATTGGAAGCAAGGGAAAGGACCGATATCGATCATTCGAACTTGTATATATCTTTTGAGAATACTGGTTTGGAATACCTTCCTGCGGGAAAGAAACGGAAGGGACAATTGTTGTATAGGGCAGAAAAAACCCGAGGTGGAGGTGCTTACCTGCTTTCCTATGAGGCTGCACGGATAATGGTTGAATGGACGAATAAACATAAAATGGATGTTCCGAATGACTTATGGCTGAATAAGGTATTCGAGGCTTCGCCAGAAATGAATATTTTCTGGTGCTTTCCCACAGTTGTTGAACAGGGGAGTCATAATGGTGTTTTCAGGTCCTCATTACAACGGAAAAAAAGAGTTGGTATTTTAAGACGCATCGGCTGGGTCGTCCAGCGGTTTTATAAGAAATACATTTACAGTAAAGTAAAATAGGAAGAATATGCAGCAGGAATCGAAACGACAAAAGCAGGTAGCCGGCCTCCTCATGGAGGAACTGAACGATATTTTCAGAAGATTGGGATTGAATATGTATGAAGGCGGAATGGTGTCCATCTCCTCCGTAAAAGTGACGCCCGACCTTTTCCAGGTGCGTGTGTACCTTAGCCTGTTCAAGGTGAACGACCCGGCGGCTTATATGAAGAAACTGGAAGAACGTGCCTGGGAAATCAAAAAAGAACTTTCACAACGCGTACGCCACCAGCTCCGGAGTATGCCAGAACTTACTTATTACCTTGATGATACGTTAGAGCACGTGGACAAGATTGATGCTATTTTCCGGAAGATCGATGAAGAAAGAAAGCAATTCGGTTCATCTGACAATACCAATCCCGAAGCTTAATGTACTTCACCTTCGCATGGCGTTATTTCCGGGCCCGTAAAAGCACACAGGCCATCAACGTGATCGCGTGGGTCTGCGTTACCGCTATCGCGGTGGGCGCCGCGGCGCTTATTATAATATTGAGCGCTTTTAACGGGTTCGAGGACCTGGTGAAATCGCTCTACGCCTCGTTTTACACGGATATTAAAGTTAGTGCCGTCTCCGGTAAGGTGGTTGAGTTTACACCCAATCAACTTTCAGCCATTCAAAAAGTGCCGGGGGTGGCCCATTACACCCGTATTGCAGAGGAAAAGGCGCTGGTGCAAAACGGCGATTACCAGCAATTCGTTTCCATGAAAGGAGTGGACGAGGCTTACCAGGATGTTACCGGCGTGGCCGGGAAAATGTTCAATGGTAAATTTAATACCGGTACCGCTGACGCGCCAGGACTGGTACTGGGCGCGGGAATCGAAAACTCGCTTGCCGTGAACGCGGACCGCAATATGAACCCGCTCACGGTGTATATGGTGCGTCGTACCAAAAGCAATACGTACAACCCGATGGACCTCCCGTTACCCGGGTATGCCAATACCTCGGGCGCCTTTCTGATCCAGCAGGATTTTGACAACAAATATGTACTCACCAACCTGGATTTCGTGCGGAGGATGATGGGACTTTCCGAAAACCAGTACACCGCCCTGGAAATAAAGATCACGGAACCCGGCGTAGAAGACAAGGTCAAAAAAGCCCTTTCCACTTTGCTGGGGGACAATTATAAAGTTCAGACCCGTTTTGAACAGAACCAATCTTTGTTTTCCATCATGCAGCTGGAAAAATGGGTGATCTATGGCATTCTCACCCTGATCATGATCATCGCCGCATTCAACATAGTAGGCGCCCTGATGATGCTGGTGCTGGAAAAGCAAAAAGACATCCATGTACTGAAAGCATTGGGTGCGCACGACGGATACATCAGGAAGATTTTTCTCTCTGAAGGTATCCTGCTGGCTGGCGTGGGTACGCTGATAGGCTCGGTGCTGGCCATCGCCCTGTGCTGGGCACAAATCCAATTCAAACTCATTCCGTTGGAGGGAGGGAGTTTTATCATTGACTATTACCCGGTTAAGATGATCCCTGGTGATTTCCTGCTGGTGGTGCTCACTATTTTTACCATTGCCGTACTTGCGGCATGGATCCCGGCCCGGAAGGCGGCGAAAATGGAGGTGTCGTTGAAAGGGTAGGCTAAAAGAGCATCGCAACAAACAAGGGTATTTTTCCAATTACTTTATGGATGAATTTGCTCGCGGCTACGCGGTGAATAGTGGTCAATAGTATCGGGAACAGTCGCAAAATGAAAATCCCGCCGGTGGCGGGACTTTCTGCAGTTGGTTTTGGTGCAATATTTTATTGCTTCAGGAAAGGGAGGATACGGTCTTTGTTCTTATTTCTCAGATGTAAAAAATACATTCCTTTAGGTAGGTGGCTGATCTCAATCTCGGCTTTTTCACCCCTCATTTCCACCATTTGTACAATTGTACCGGTAATAGAGACAATATCAATTTTTGATTTGCTGCTTGAACCCTTAAAAAAAATAAAAATTTTTTCACAAGCGGGGTTGGGGTAAAGTATTAGTTGGGGTTCCGGTGCAAACGGAACAGTGGTGCGGTGAATGGAACTGTCTCCGTTTGTGAGGTAGCGGATGAGCTTATACTGCGGATCTGGGAAATTACCGGGCGGTCCCGAAGCCGCACAGGAAAAAGCGGATTCTCGCAACGGCCTTCCCCACGTATTCCACTGAATGCCGTTATAGGATGAATACCATTGAAAGCGGACAACTTCCTCTTTGTCAGAAGATTCCAGGTGGAGATGAAATTCATTGTCACTTTTTTTCCATGCTATCCGACCCGTGTTCACAGGTAGGGTGGAAGCTGGGTGGGTGCTGGCCAGGGTAAAAAGGGTTCCGCTACTTACATTGGCGCTCACCGCTCCGTTGCTGCCCGGGAATCCTGTAACTGCAACATGTGGCAACATGGACCATTGCTCATCCTTTAAAACCGCTACCCGAAGGTGTTGCACATCCGCAATGCCACCGCTCACCGGTTGGAGGAAACTTACCTCCAGGTGTGCGTTTCCCGTAAGTCCCGTTATTTCCCAATGCTCCGTTCCGCTGATGTGCGCCAGACCGCTTTCGGGTTGTATGGCTGCTGAAAGTGGCGGAGCCGCTCCTTTGTAACTTACCGTGACATCGCCTGAAGAACCTGATAGGAGAATGGGTCTTGCGTAACCCAAACCACCCGTTGGAAAAACATAAACCGAATCTGGTTCAAGACTTCTTCTCAACACCGGGCCGTTAATATAACTGTTATTCGTTCCGGAGAAAGGGGCGTTCAGGTTGGAGTAAACGGAGCCAACAGAACTGGTTGTGGCCTTTTGCTCTAAAATCAGCATTGCCGTATCGGATGAATACACGATCCCCTGTTCAAAAACCAGTCTCCCGGTAACCGAAATTTCTTTCTTCAAAAGGAGGTCGCCACCTTTCAGCGCCAAATGATGAATGGACAATGACGCTATATTATTTCCCGATACCTGGTGTGCATGAGGTCCCCCAAGGCGCACTTCCCCCGTCCATTGCTCCTGCCCCAGCTGAACAGGCCCGCTGGCGTTTTGAATGATATTACCGTACAACAATAGGTTCCCTGTTCCTCCTGATGGCCGGAAAAGAAATTGTCCTTCCGCCACGATCAGGTCGTTATGGATCACCACATCCTGCGGGAGGGAGAGGTTGTAGGATGCGGCCGCGGCCACTTCGAAATACCCGAAGGACCGGCCGCTCAGTT
The Parasegetibacter sp. NRK P23 DNA segment above includes these coding regions:
- a CDS encoding ABC transporter ATP-binding protein codes for the protein MKVLKRLIPYIKPIHHFLPEYLIYITFGILFGLLNFSLLIPVLNVLFKITEATVVETEPVFSLSITYFIDLFNYHFNRLVVEKGEMYALGFVCGLIFLSTVLSNFFKYMSSRVLMRLRFRVMEKIRNDLFYKMSGQSLRFFNNHRKSDLLNVITNEVQEIELSLITSLQVWLRDPFIMIGYFIGLLYISPKLTLFTIVFFPVSGILISVITKRLKKFSFFSQELLARILGFVDEHLSGIRVVQSFVSEQYARSRFADINRSFSQNSKKMYRVRELASPTSETLGVIVVLVLVLYGGSLLIPGDTALTGSMFISYLAMYTQILPPLKNLSNTTTSVQRGIVAAEKIFETIDAPVDIQEKATAIEAPPFASSIELRNVTFRYENKAVLSNINLVIPKGKTIALVGESGSGKSTLADLVPRFYDPSEGAILLDGRDLRDLSLESLRKQIAIVSQEAVLFHDTIFSNIAFAQPDATKEDVVAASKVANAHQFIEQSENGYDTVIGDRGMKLSGGQRQRLTIARAIFKDAPILILDEATSALDTESERLVQQAINELMKNRTSLVIAHRLSTIRHADEIIVMHKGEIVERGNHEVLIEKNGYYKRLVDLQEVK
- a CDS encoding glycosyltransferase family 25 protein, whose translation is MKGILVDRVFVAHVKKGYENRRAFMEKQLAERAIPFEFMLDGDMEDITQEILERDFKGEMKKSSPVTSCALKHLLIWRKIVEEEIPYTLVMEDDAIMDVSFNEVFNRSVLEARERTDIDHSNLYISFENTGLEYLPAGKKRKGQLLYRAEKTRGGGAYLLSYEAARIMVEWTNKHKMDVPNDLWLNKVFEASPEMNIFWCFPTVVEQGSHNGVFRSSLQRKKRVGILRRIGWVVQRFYKKYIYSKVK
- the rbfA gene encoding 30S ribosome-binding factor RbfA, which produces MQQESKRQKQVAGLLMEELNDIFRRLGLNMYEGGMVSISSVKVTPDLFQVRVYLSLFKVNDPAAYMKKLEERAWEIKKELSQRVRHQLRSMPELTYYLDDTLEHVDKIDAIFRKIDEERKQFGSSDNTNPEA
- a CDS encoding ABC transporter permease, with product MYFTFAWRYFRARKSTQAINVIAWVCVTAIAVGAAALIIILSAFNGFEDLVKSLYASFYTDIKVSAVSGKVVEFTPNQLSAIQKVPGVAHYTRIAEEKALVQNGDYQQFVSMKGVDEAYQDVTGVAGKMFNGKFNTGTADAPGLVLGAGIENSLAVNADRNMNPLTVYMVRRTKSNTYNPMDLPLPGYANTSGAFLIQQDFDNKYVLTNLDFVRRMMGLSENQYTALEIKITEPGVEDKVKKALSTLLGDNYKVQTRFEQNQSLFSIMQLEKWVIYGILTLIMIIAAFNIVGALMMLVLEKQKDIHVLKALGAHDGYIRKIFLSEGILLAGVGTLIGSVLAIALCWAQIQFKLIPLEGGSFIIDYYPVKMIPGDFLLVVLTIFTIAVLAAWIPARKAAKMEVSLKG
- a CDS encoding T9SS type A sorting domain-containing protein codes for the protein MRRGILVSCMLILSLQAVSQRAYRWVAPDGGWAVPGNWLPERTAPHTGDTLVFGDTAYINTFPGTDTVSVVRIETGAVVQWTTASTFKLVVASGMLELEPGSELQLSGSGGVEIHIAGEGSAQINGAINCTSGPHRLLSVDGGKIYFEAGAVFRAGTGFTGNPFGTSALNSVVFRADATYISIAGANPFGAAAPNTVLLFEPGSVYRHQRATAPQLSGRSFGYFEVAAAASYNLSLPQDVVIHNDLIVAEGQFLFRPSGGTGNLLLYGNIIQNASGPVQLGQEQWTGEVRLGGPHAHQVSGNNIASLSIHHLALKGGDLLLKKEISVTGRLVFEQGIVYSSDTAMLILEQKATTSSVGSVYSNLNAPFSGTNNSYINGPVLRRSLEPDSVYVFPTGGLGYARPILLSGSSGDVTVSYKGAAPPLSAAIQPESGLAHISGTEHWEITGLTGNAHLEVSFLQPVSGGIADVQHLRVAVLKDEQWSMLPHVAVTGFPGSNGAVSANVSSGTLFTLASTHPASTLPVNTGRIAWKKSDNEFHLHLESSDKEEVVRFQWYSSYNGIQWNTWGRPLRESAFSCAASGPPGNFPDPQYKLIRYLTNGDSSIHRTTVPFAPEPQLILYPNPACEKIFIFFKGSSSKSKIDIVSITGTIVQMVEMRGEKAEIEISHLPKGMYFLHLRNKNKDRILPFLKQ